In Betaproteobacteria bacterium, the genomic window GGCTCCGGCGGCACGCCCATCGTGGTCAACAAGACCGTCAGCCTCACCCTCAATGCCGCCGATACCATTGCGGTGGACCTCAACAACACCACGCTGACCAATCTCTACATCACCACCCGCGCCAGCGGCAGCGGCAGCATCAGTATCGTCAATAACCCCAATTACGCCGGCTTCAGTCTCACGCGGGGCACGGCGGAACTGGTTCTCGGTCCGGTAACCCCGGCCTCCGCCGGCAGTTTCCATCTCACCGCCAGCGACGGCAGCATCCGGGTCAATGGCGACATCAGCGTCGTCGACCTGCGCCTCGACACCAACTCCTCGACGGGCGATGTCCTCATCGCCGCCAGCGGGGGGCCGCGTAGCGTCGTCGCCAGTGGATCGCTTTTCCTCGATGCCGGTCGCGACGTGAAAATTCTCGCCGGAGCGGCTGTGGGGGAAAATGTCCTCGTCCAGGGCGCTTACCAGTCTTCGAACATCGGCCGCGACCTCATCGTTCAGGGCGACGGTGGCAGTGCCCTGCTCAACCTTTCAAGCGGCAGTGTGCAGACCGTCTCCGTGGGGCGGGATATCCGGGTTCTGGGCGGCAGCAATGGGACGGGTTCCTCGGCGGGAATCACCTCCTCCGGCTCGCAGAATCTCTACGCTTCCAATGACGTCATCGTTCAAGGCGGTGCCTCGGACAGCGCGAGCGCCCTGCTGCAAGGCGACTACCAGGACATTCGCAGCAACAATCTCAGCGTCCTGGCGGGCGGGGGCACCGACGCCACCGCGCGCATCCTGGGGGATTACCAGTACATCAGCGAGGTGCGTGGCGACCTGTCGGTCCTGGGGGGGGCTGGAACCAACGCCTTTGCCGAGATTGTCAGCGCCAGCGACCAGTCCCTCGGCAATCAGTCCACTTATTTTCACGATCCCACCGGCAGTGTCTTGATCCAGGGCGGCACAGGCAGCGGCACCTATGCGTCCGTGCGCGCCGGAAGCGGGCAGACGCTGTATGGTGGCGGCACCATTTCGGTCCTCGGCGGCAGCGGCAACGGGGCCTATGCGGAAGTCGTGAGTGCCTCGACCCAGACGGTGGGCTACCAGTATCAATACTTCTACGATCCCACCGATGCGTTGCTTGTCCAGGGAGGCTCGGGCATCGGAGCCTATGCCTCGATCCGGGCGGCCAGTACTCAAGTGGTACAGAGCCGCAACGATATCCAGGTGCTGGGCGGCAGCGGGACCGGCGCCGGGTCGAGTGGCGCCTGTGGGACCGGGCCGGGAGCCTTTGCCGAAATCTGCACCAGCGGCGCACAGTACGTCGGTGAGACCCAGAGCTACGTTTTCGGCAACGCGCCGACTGACGATATCCTTGTCCAGGGCGGCAGCGGTGGCAATGCGCGTATCCGGGCCGGCAGCTACCAGGAAATCATGGCCGGTGGGAACGTTTCCGTCCTCGCCGGGACGGTGACCGGCATGACCGCTGCCATCGAAGTCACCGGGGGGAGCCAGGTCATCGGGGAAACCTATCTCTTCAACAACGATGCCAGTGGCAGCATCATCGTCCAGGCGGGAACCGGCGCAGCCACAGGCACCTCGGCGTGGATCAGCGCCAGTGGCAGTCAGACCCTCCGCGCCGGCGGAACCCTATCCGTCACCGGCGGAGCGGACAGTTCCCATGCCGAAATCGTCGCTGGAGGCAGCCAGACCATCGGACTCAACAGCGGCTCCTACGACGCCACCGACGCCATCACCCTGACCGGCGGCAGCGGCGTCAGCGCCTACGCCCACATCGTCGCCGGCAGCAGCCAGTCGGTGCAGAACAGCGGCAACATCGCCCTGGCCGGCGGTACCGGGGCCAGCGCGGGCGCACGTCTGCAATCGGCCACCAGCCAGACCATCACCACCCAGGGCAATCTGACCGTCGTCGCCGGGACCGGCTCCGACGCGGAGGTTAATCAGACTGGCGCGGGTACCCAGAGCCTCAACGTCTCCGGTACCGTCACGGTCAATAATCCGGGCGGCGCGCTGGCGGGTATCGTCTCCGGCGGTGCCCAGAACCTGACGGCGGACAACGTCACGGTCACGGTCAGTTCCGGCGTCGCCGCCGCCGCGGCCGAGATCACCGCGGCGGGCACCCAGACCATCACCCTCAACGGCACCGGAAGCACGAACGCCTTCCTCACCATCCTCAACCACAGCGGGGCGGCGGGTTCCATCGCCAAGGTCGGCACCACGGGCGCCCAGACCATCACCATGCCCTACACCGCCGCCGGGACGCTTCGCGTGGGCGACACCTCCTCCCTGGGAGAGGCCTGGCTCGTTTCCGGGGCCAACCAGTCGCTCCTGGTCGGCGACCTCATCGTCCAGGGGGGCGCCACGGCGGCGGCCTCGTCCAAGGTCGAGGCCGGCGCCGGCAGCACCATGGACATCAGCGCCCTGACCGGGTCCATCCAGGTGCTGGGCGGTGCGGCGGGTTCCGCCGCCATCGACCCGGCGGTCCTCAACATGGCCACCAACGGTTCGATCGTCGTCCAGGCCGGGGCGGCCGCCACCGCCACGGCCACCATCACCGCCGGCAACATCAACATGGCCGCCACCAACGGCAGCATCGCCGTCACCGGCGGCTCGGCCTCGGCCAGCATCGTCGCCACGGGCACCATGAACGCCTACGCCTCCGGCAACATGGTCATCACCAACGGCACCGTATCGGCCGGTGCGCTCACCGGCAACAACATCTTCCTGGGGGGCAGTTGCATCGGCTGCACGACGGGCCTCGTGGGTGTCTTCAATATCAACTCCGGCCTGCTGCCGGTGGTGACGACGGCGGGGGTGGTGCTCCTGGTCGATCCGGGCAGTGGCGAAATCATCGCTCTTCTCGACAGTCTGCAGGACTTGTACACCCTGACGCTCACTGAAGAGGGTGAAATCGTTTACGATTTCGGCCGGCGTCGGATACCGCAGTGCAGTTGATGCCGCAACGGGGAGGGTTGATTTGATTTCCAAGTACTGGCGCCGGGCGGCGGGATTGGGGCTGCTCGTGGGCCTGCTGGCGGGGGGCATTGCCCAGGCCCAGCAGAAGATCGGGCAGGTGGATTTCGCCCAGGGCCTCGCCACGGCCCAGCGCCCGGGGGAGGCGACGCGTTTCCTGGTGCGCGGCGAAGCCTTGCTCGAAGGCGATACCATCAACACCACCGATCGCGGCTACGCCGTCCTGTCCTTCAAGGACGGCAGCAAGATCACCCTGCGTCCTGGAACCAGCTTCGCCGTCGACAAATTCGCCCACGACAAGGGCGAGGAAAGCGCCGTCATGCGCCTCCTCAAGGGCGGATTGCGCGCGGTGACCGGGCTGATCGGCAAGCGCAATCCCGGCGGAATCCAGTTTGGTACGGTGACCGCCACCATCGGCATCCGTGGCACCAGCTTCGACGCCCGCCTCTGCGGCGAGGATTGCCGCAAGGAAGATCAGGAAGTGCGCACCCGCCCCAACAAGGTGGCCCCCCTGCCGCCCGCCGACACCGTGATCGCCCGCGTGGTGCGCATCCAGGGCGAGGCGGTGGCCGTGCAATCCGGGCAGGCAGCCCGGCGCCTCTTCGAGGGTGCCCCCTTGCAGGTAGGAGACGAAATCCGTACCAGTGCCGCTGCCGTCGTGGTCATCGGCTTCCGTGACCAGACCCGCGTTTCCCTGGAGCCCCAGACCGTCTTCCGGGTCGAGGATTTCGCCTACGACCGCAAAAATCAGCCCGACAACTTCGCCGTCCGCCTCGTCAAGGGCGGCCTGCGCTTCTTTACCGGATTGTTGGGCAAGCGCAATCCGGGGGCGGTCAGCGTCTCCACCGTGGTTGCCACCATCGGCATCCGCGGCACCGGCATGGATATTCGCTGCGAAGGCCCCTGCGTCCCTGGCTACCAGCCCCCGCCCGCTTCGCCAAGCAAAGGCAAGCCCGTCAAGGCGGCGTCGGCCAAGGACAAGAAAGCCGCGGCCGCCAAGGCCCAGGCCGAAGCCTCGGCCGCCTGCGCCGACTCGCTTTCCGCCTCGACCTGGGATGGCGAGATCGTCGTCACGGGCAATCGCGACATGTCCGTCGCCAAGGGGCAGTCCGCCTGCGTGGGCAAGGACGGCGCGCCACGCTCCCTGGCGGGCATCCCTGATGGAATCCGGGCCTTCGTTTCCCCCAGGCCGGATCAGGTCGATATCAACTGGGATGCTCTTTTCGGCAGCGTGCTGCCCAATGGCGAGGATGGTCTCTACGCCCTGGTGCGCGACGGTCACGTCTTCCTGCTCAGCAGCGGTGGGCGCCTCGATCTGGGCCCGGGCGAAGCCGGCTACGTGGGTGCCGACGGCGTCCCCCACCGTCTCGACCCCATCCCGCGCTTCCTGAGCGACGACCCCTTCCCCATTCCGGAAATGTTCGATGCCAACGATCCTGACATCATCCAGCTCTACGGCGTCACCCTGGGGGCGCCGGAGCAGGAAATCTGCGAGGTCAACTGAAGCCATGGCGCGTCCCCAACCCGGTGGGCGAATGGCCCCCTGCCTGATCGCCCTGGCTTCCTGCCTCGCCCTGCTGGCGCCTCCGGCGCAGGCCGAAACGCCCGCCGTTCAGGAGCCCACCCTCGACGTCACGCGCTACCGCATCGAAGGCAGGGCACCGCTCTCGGAAGCCCAGGTTGCCGCCATCCTGGCCGCCCATGTGGGCGAGAAGCGCAGCATCGCCCAGATCGAGCAGGCGGCCAAGGCGCTGGAAAAGGCTTTCCGCGACGAGGGGCACGTCTTCCACCGCGTCCTGGTGCCGGTCCAGAAGCCCCAGGGGGGAGAAGTCGTCCTGCAGGTGCTCGCCTTCAACCTCGCCAAGGTCACGGTGAGCGGCAATCAGCACTTTTCCAGCGAGAACATCCTGCGCAGCCTGCCCGCCCTGCGGGTCGGCGAACCCCCCGACATGGACGACCTGGGCCGTGACCTCACCGCGGCCAACGTCAACCCCTCCAAACAGGCCGCCATCACCTTCCGCGAAGGCGCGTCGCGGAGCGGCGTGGACGCCGACCTGCGGGTCCGGGATGCCGAACCCCTCGGTTTCTTCGCCGGCCTGACCGCCAACCGTTCCATCGATCCCGCCCGCAATGGGGACGGCATCTATCGGCTCACGGTGGGGGTGCAACACGCCAACCTGTTCGACCGGGACCACGTCGTCACCGCCTCCTATACCCTGGATCCCCGTGATCTCGGCCAGGTCTCGCTTTTCGGCCTCTACTACCAGGCCCCCTTCTATGGCACCGGCCTCAGCCTGTCCGGCTACTACACCTATTCCGATGTCAATACCGGCCAGGTGCCGCAGGGCGGAGGGCTCCTCGACGTGAGCGGTGGCGGGGAATTCATGGGCGTGAAGCTCAGTCTGGCGCTCCCCCGGCAGGGAACCCTGCAACACACGGCTGCCATCGCGCTGGACGACCGTCACTTCCGCAACGACACCCGCTTTGCCGGAACGAAGATCACCCCCGACGTGGGGTCGCGCCCGATTTCCCTGCTTTACACCGCCCGCCAGGACCATGCCTGGGGCCATGTAAGCGGCAACGTCGGATACGCGCGCAATTTCGGCGGGGGGGCCGACAACCGCAACGCAAACTATGCGGCGGTGGAGGCGGATCACTTCTGGGACGCCTGGCGCTACGGTGTCGAAGGCGCCCTGGCCAACCAGGGCTGGAATTTCACCGGCAAGCTGCGCGGTCAGTGGTCGAGCCACACCCTCATTCCCGGCGAGCAGTTCGGCCTGGGCGGCGCCGGTTCCGTACGCGGTTTTGCCGACCGTGAGGTTGCCGGTGACTACGGCTACCTCTGGAACCTGGAGGCCTTGGCGCCCCAGGTTCTGGTTCCGCGTCTGCGGCCGGTCATCTTCGTTGACGGCGGTACCGTTCATACCCGCAGTGACGGCCACACCGAACGGCTTGCCAGCGCCGGCGCGGGGTTGCGCTGGTCCCATGAC contains:
- a CDS encoding FecR domain-containing protein, which produces MISKYWRRAAGLGLLVGLLAGGIAQAQQKIGQVDFAQGLATAQRPGEATRFLVRGEALLEGDTINTTDRGYAVLSFKDGSKITLRPGTSFAVDKFAHDKGEESAVMRLLKGGLRAVTGLIGKRNPGGIQFGTVTATIGIRGTSFDARLCGEDCRKEDQEVRTRPNKVAPLPPADTVIARVVRIQGEAVAVQSGQAARRLFEGAPLQVGDEIRTSAAAVVVIGFRDQTRVSLEPQTVFRVEDFAYDRKNQPDNFAVRLVKGGLRFFTGLLGKRNPGAVSVSTVVATIGIRGTGMDIRCEGPCVPGYQPPPASPSKGKPVKAASAKDKKAAAAKAQAEASAACADSLSASTWDGEIVVTGNRDMSVAKGQSACVGKDGAPRSLAGIPDGIRAFVSPRPDQVDINWDALFGSVLPNGEDGLYALVRDGHVFLLSSGGRLDLGPGEAGYVGADGVPHRLDPIPRFLSDDPFPIPEMFDANDPDIIQLYGVTLGAPEQEICEVN
- a CDS encoding ShlB/FhaC/HecB family hemolysin secretion/activation protein, which gives rise to MAPCLIALASCLALLAPPAQAETPAVQEPTLDVTRYRIEGRAPLSEAQVAAILAAHVGEKRSIAQIEQAAKALEKAFRDEGHVFHRVLVPVQKPQGGEVVLQVLAFNLAKVTVSGNQHFSSENILRSLPALRVGEPPDMDDLGRDLTAANVNPSKQAAITFREGASRSGVDADLRVRDAEPLGFFAGLTANRSIDPARNGDGIYRLTVGVQHANLFDRDHVVTASYTLDPRDLGQVSLFGLYYQAPFYGTGLSLSGYYTYSDVNTGQVPQGGGLLDVSGGGEFMGVKLSLALPRQGTLQHTAAIALDDRHFRNDTRFAGTKITPDVGSRPISLLYTARQDHAWGHVSGNVGYARNFGGGADNRNANYAAVEADHFWDAWRYGVEGALANQGWNFTGKLRGQWSSHTLIPGEQFGLGGAGSVRGFADREVAGDYGYLWNLEALAPQVLVPRLRPVIFVDGGTVHTRSDGHTERLASAGAGLRWSHDRFETSLDVARALDRNSLATDTVRTRLNFSAFYRF